From Nitrospira sp., a single genomic window includes:
- the leuB gene encoding 3-isopropylmalate dehydrogenase: MKAKIAVMAGDGVGREIVPEAVKVLKVIAEKYGHSFEFVAADIGGQAIDKVGVPLPNDTLALAKQSDAVLLGAVGGPRWESLEYSLRPERALLGIREALGLYANLRPAKLYSNLVDASTLKREVVEGIDILVIRELTGGIYFGKPKGIEKLPNGEERGVNTEVYTTEEVRRIAKVAFEAARKRRKKVTSVDKANVLESSELWRKVVIDVHASYPDVELGHIYVDNAAMQLVRNPRQFDVLLCNNMFGDILSDEAAMLTGSIGMLPSASIGAKIGLFEPIHGSAPDIAGKNIANPIATISSAAMMLSYAFQLDQEAEAIEQAIVKTLDLGYRTKDIQSPGGKIVGTVEMGEAILRNLN; encoded by the coding sequence GTGAAGGCCAAGATTGCGGTAATGGCGGGCGACGGAGTTGGGCGTGAGATTGTTCCAGAAGCCGTGAAGGTTCTGAAGGTCATTGCTGAGAAGTATGGGCACTCGTTCGAGTTTGTTGCAGCTGATATCGGTGGGCAGGCGATTGATAAAGTGGGGGTGCCGCTGCCAAATGACACCTTGGCGCTTGCCAAGCAAAGCGATGCCGTCTTGCTGGGTGCCGTTGGGGGACCTCGATGGGAGAGTTTGGAGTATAGCCTTCGGCCGGAACGCGCACTACTCGGAATCCGGGAAGCGTTAGGACTCTATGCTAACTTGAGGCCGGCGAAGCTCTATTCGAATTTAGTGGATGCGTCCACGTTGAAGCGCGAGGTGGTCGAGGGGATCGATATCCTCGTAATCCGCGAGCTTACCGGCGGGATCTACTTCGGCAAACCGAAGGGGATCGAAAAGTTGCCGAACGGTGAAGAGCGAGGGGTTAATACGGAAGTGTATACAACGGAAGAGGTTCGACGAATCGCCAAGGTTGCGTTCGAGGCGGCGAGGAAACGGCGCAAGAAGGTCACCTCGGTCGACAAGGCGAATGTGTTGGAATCATCTGAACTGTGGCGCAAGGTAGTCATCGACGTCCACGCGTCCTATCCGGACGTTGAACTGGGACATATCTATGTGGATAACGCTGCCATGCAACTGGTGCGAAACCCCCGACAATTCGACGTGCTGCTCTGCAATAACATGTTCGGAGACATTCTGAGCGATGAAGCGGCGATGCTGACCGGCTCGATCGGGATGTTGCCGTCGGCAAGTATCGGGGCCAAGATCGGCCTCTTTGAGCCGATTCATGGGAGTGCCCCGGATATCGCAGGGAAAAATATCGCGAACCCCATCGCCACGATCTCATCGGCTGCCATGATGCTGTCGTATGCCTTCCAACTCGATCAAGAAGCGGAAGCCATCGAACAGGCCATCGTGAAAACCCTCGACCTTGGCTATCGAACCAAAGATATTCAGAGCCCTGGAGGGAAGATTGTTGGTACTGTGGAGATGGGCGAGGCAATTCTCCGAAACTTGAATTAG
- a CDS encoding cupin domain-containing protein: MFKVTLADRPEFLAGDETRLREIFHPAKHQLNLNYSLAHGTLPSGQRSKRHVLVSSEVYYFIAGRGHFTIDDHVTVIEAGTTIYVPPGGHQLVENSGETDIEFLCLVDPAWRIEDETILE, from the coding sequence GTGTTCAAGGTGACGCTGGCGGATCGCCCCGAGTTTCTGGCTGGAGACGAGACACGTTTGCGGGAGATTTTTCACCCTGCCAAGCATCAGCTCAACCTCAATTATAGTCTAGCCCACGGGACATTACCGTCTGGCCAACGCTCGAAGCGCCATGTGTTGGTCTCGTCGGAAGTCTATTATTTTATTGCAGGGCGGGGCCACTTCACGATCGACGACCACGTCACGGTGATCGAAGCCGGAACGACCATCTATGTGCCGCCAGGAGGGCACCAGCTTGTGGAAAATAGTGGAGAGACCGATATCGAGTTTTTGTGTCTCGTTGATCCGGCCTGGCGGATCGAAGATGAAACGATACTGGAATAG
- a CDS encoding 2-isopropylmalate synthase: MARMIKIFDTTLRDGEQSPGASMNVEEKVMVAKQLARLGVDIIEAGFAYSSPGDFEAVRRIAQEVEGPTICSLARARPEDIDRAWEALKGAPKVRIHTFLSTSDIHLKHQFRMTREQAKQRAVEMVQRARGYVDDVEFSPMDASRSDPSFLYEVIEAVIAAGASTVNIPDTVGYAVPQEFGALIKGICDKVPNAKHAVISVHCHNDLGVAVGNSLAAIMNGAGQVECTINGIGERAGNTSLEEIAMGLRTRADFYQADTRIRTEEIAKTSRLVSKITGMVVQPNKAIVGANAFAHTSGIHQDGLLKEKTTYEIMRPESIGLVESQMVMGKLSGRHAFRQRLEELGYKLGEAEVNHAFERFKKLADQKKEIFEEDLEVIVSEELSKMGERIGLKGLQVSSGTDRVPTATVELEIDGTPTVQTGTGDGPVDAVYRTIAAMTQTKSKLLMYVVKAITGGTDAQGEVSVRVQEDGRTVTGHGADTDIITASARAYISALNKLAYLATKQAQGEQKVNLI; the protein is encoded by the coding sequence ATGGCACGCATGATCAAAATTTTTGATACGACCTTGAGAGATGGCGAACAATCGCCTGGCGCCAGTATGAACGTGGAAGAAAAGGTCATGGTCGCCAAACAACTGGCCCGGCTTGGTGTCGATATTATTGAGGCAGGATTCGCCTATAGCTCGCCCGGAGACTTTGAAGCGGTGCGGCGTATCGCACAGGAGGTCGAAGGACCGACGATCTGTAGTCTGGCACGGGCTCGACCCGAAGATATCGATCGAGCATGGGAAGCGTTGAAAGGCGCGCCAAAAGTTCGCATCCATACGTTCCTGTCAACGTCCGATATTCATTTGAAACACCAGTTCCGGATGACACGGGAGCAAGCCAAGCAGCGTGCGGTGGAGATGGTCCAGCGGGCGCGGGGTTATGTGGATGATGTCGAATTTTCTCCAATGGATGCGAGCCGATCAGATCCCTCGTTTCTCTACGAGGTCATTGAGGCGGTCATCGCTGCCGGAGCTAGCACGGTGAATATTCCTGACACGGTAGGGTACGCCGTCCCACAAGAATTTGGCGCACTGATCAAGGGGATTTGCGATAAGGTTCCCAATGCCAAACACGCGGTGATTTCGGTCCATTGCCACAACGATCTGGGGGTTGCAGTGGGGAACAGCTTGGCGGCGATTATGAATGGGGCCGGCCAAGTGGAATGTACGATCAACGGAATCGGAGAGCGCGCTGGGAACACATCCTTGGAAGAAATCGCGATGGGACTCCGTACCAGGGCGGATTTCTATCAGGCGGATACTCGTATTCGAACCGAGGAAATTGCGAAGACCAGTCGTCTGGTCAGCAAGATCACAGGGATGGTGGTGCAACCCAATAAGGCGATCGTTGGGGCAAACGCCTTTGCCCATACGTCAGGCATTCATCAGGATGGCTTGCTCAAAGAGAAGACGACCTATGAAATCATGCGCCCGGAATCGATCGGATTGGTCGAAAGCCAAATGGTGATGGGTAAGTTATCTGGGCGTCATGCGTTCCGACAGCGTCTCGAAGAGTTGGGGTACAAGCTCGGCGAGGCAGAGGTCAACCATGCCTTCGAGCGGTTCAAGAAACTTGCCGATCAAAAGAAAGAGATTTTCGAGGAAGACCTCGAGGTGATTGTCTCCGAAGAGTTGTCGAAGATGGGCGAGCGCATTGGACTCAAGGGACTACAGGTATCGAGTGGAACGGATCGGGTTCCAACAGCCACAGTCGAACTGGAAATCGACGGCACCCCCACTGTTCAAACCGGGACTGGTGATGGGCCGGTGGATGCCGTGTACCGCACCATTGCGGCTATGACACAGACGAAGAGCAAGTTGTTGATGTATGTTGTGAAGGCCATCACTGGTGGAACAGATGCACAGGGTGAAGTGTCAGTGCGGGTGCAAGAGGATGGTCGGACGGTCACAGGCCACGGCGCCGATACCGATATCATTACGGCCTCTGCTCGGGCGTATATCAGCGCCCTGAATAAGTTGGCCTACCTGGCGACAAAACAGGCGCAAGGCGAGCAGAAGGTGAACTTGATTTGA